In one window of Gudongella oleilytica DNA:
- the rpsR gene encoding 30S ribosomal protein S18 produces the protein MQRRFKPRKRVCSFCADKSTHIDYKDVSKLKKYITERGKILPRRISGNCSKHQRQLTIAVKRARQVALLPYSAD, from the coding sequence ATGCAAAGAAGGTTCAAACCAAGAAAAAGAGTGTGCAGCTTTTGCGCTGACAAATCTACACACATAGACTATAAAGACGTGAGCAAGCTTAAGAAATACATCACTGAAAGAGGAAAGATCCTCCCAAGAAGAATTTCAGGAAACTGCTCCAAGCACCAAAGACAGCTTACAATAGCTGTTAAAAGAGCAAGACAAGTGGCATTGCTGCCTTACAGCGCAGACTAA
- a CDS encoding YybS family protein, giving the protein MKHLNKDNKWMIPIIEGAGILGMEVLGGLIAIYFFPFLLILFPLGFVIYGVKHGLVNMGLLMAITAAVIGLVSDFTSASVLIGMFGPMAVGMTYSMRKRRRPLEVLATGSIVFFASTLLLFALFGNAAGTSVVKQVEETFRETLFMQLEMLEGMGMSVYELDKTRTMLEDAYSYLILILPAILMVLSFVVSYLNYLFSVRLLRALGIGILPMPWLHRFTVPNNFGVGMLVVFIGLFAVKSFDTGFYDVIFMNLIVLVGTVFIIQGLAVTDYYLLQLKMNSIARGILMFILVILSPMLTVISLLGGADIVLDFRKLRRRKPR; this is encoded by the coding sequence GTGAAACACTTGAACAAGGACAATAAATGGATGATACCCATAATTGAAGGCGCAGGGATACTGGGGATGGAGGTTCTTGGAGGACTTATTGCCATCTACTTTTTCCCATTCCTGCTGATATTGTTTCCACTGGGCTTTGTAATATACGGAGTAAAGCACGGTCTTGTCAACATGGGATTGCTTATGGCAATAACGGCTGCTGTGATTGGATTGGTCTCAGACTTTACAAGTGCATCGGTATTAATCGGGATGTTTGGCCCAATGGCTGTAGGAATGACCTATAGCATGAGAAAGAGAAGAAGGCCCCTGGAGGTTCTTGCCACGGGCTCAATAGTTTTCTTCGCCAGTACGCTGCTCTTATTTGCGCTATTTGGGAACGCAGCAGGAACAAGTGTGGTCAAGCAAGTGGAGGAGACCTTCCGGGAGACCCTATTCATGCAGCTCGAAATGCTCGAGGGAATGGGCATGAGTGTTTACGAGCTGGATAAGACAAGGACTATGCTTGAAGATGCGTATTCCTATCTCATACTTATCCTTCCGGCAATCCTCATGGTGCTTTCCTTCGTGGTCAGCTACCTGAATTATCTTTTTTCAGTAAGACTCCTGAGAGCCCTTGGGATAGGCATACTACCAATGCCCTGGCTTCACAGGTTTACAGTGCCCAACAACTTTGGGGTAGGAATGCTGGTGGTTTTTATCGGACTTTTCGCCGTGAAATCCTTCGATACAGGATTTTATGACGTGATATTCATGAACCTGATCGTACTGGTAGGGACGGTATTTATCATACAAGGACTTGCCGTAACAGACTATTACCTGCTTCAGCTTAAAATGAACAGCATAGCAAGGGGAATACTCATGTTTATCCTTGTAATTCTGTCCCCGATGCTTACTGTAATATCATTGCTTGGAGGAGCAGATATAGTATTGGACTTTAGAAAGCTTAGGAGAAGAAAACCCCGGTAG
- a CDS encoding DHH family phosphoesterase codes for MKDKLFTWADNRIYLIIMALMVLILAFFQPIVAFIMALVVGYMVFYTHRKIEEKNRELTKYIEGLSHTFDSAAKHAIFNMPFPLSFIDDVGNVTWYNTPFLELVGGGDVLNRSISELIPAFNITELSRKKENEPLDINYMDKCFKVLPNFIEGKGSFAKGNITMLYWVEDTDYQHLLKMYTDEKTIVALINVDNYDDVKNSTPDTHRPMVLAEIDKVISSYFGKYNGLVRKYENDKYLVLVDHNGLMDIKTKRFDLLDQIRDLNMGNTIPITLSIGVCQAGKTLLDSYRNANAAIDIALGRGGDQAVVNIGNSFDFYGGKSKAMEKRNKVKARVIGDALRQLIDQSGMVFVMGHKNPDMDSIGSSIGVMRAVENRDKKAFLVLNGENPSIRNLMDRMRQEAPELEDKIINGEAALEIIDDKDLMIVVDNHKPSLTEAPELLEKTNKVVVIDHHRRGAEFIKDPVLTYLEPYASSTSELVTEVLTYMSAETNLTKFEAEAMLAGITVDTKNFSFQTGVRTFEAASVLKRAGADTTVVKQLFRDDFSTFINKAEVVRSAKMVFDKIAIGRLEVTNDDSILIAAQAANELLNINDVEASFVLSKLDDKIHISGRSLGNISVQLILEKLGGGGHLTSAGAQIEKLSMNDAEKLLIDIIGKFLKEGEKK; via the coding sequence ATGAAAGACAAGCTATTCACATGGGCAGACAACAGAATATATCTGATCATAATGGCTCTAATGGTTTTGATCCTGGCTTTTTTCCAGCCTATCGTCGCTTTTATCATGGCGCTGGTGGTTGGGTACATGGTTTTCTATACCCACAGGAAAATCGAAGAGAAGAACCGGGAGCTTACAAAATACATTGAGGGGCTTTCCCATACTTTTGATTCTGCTGCCAAGCACGCCATATTCAACATGCCATTTCCATTATCCTTCATTGACGATGTAGGTAATGTCACCTGGTACAACACCCCCTTCCTCGAGTTGGTGGGAGGAGGAGACGTTCTAAACAGATCCATAAGTGAGCTGATCCCAGCCTTCAACATCACTGAGTTGAGCAGAAAGAAGGAAAATGAGCCACTTGATATAAACTACATGGACAAGTGCTTCAAGGTACTTCCAAACTTTATCGAGGGCAAGGGAAGCTTTGCCAAGGGCAACATAACAATGCTGTATTGGGTTGAGGACACTGATTACCAGCATCTTCTGAAAATGTACACAGATGAAAAGACCATAGTTGCCCTGATAAATGTTGATAATTACGACGACGTCAAAAACTCCACGCCGGATACCCACAGGCCGATGGTACTTGCTGAGATCGACAAGGTAATCAGCTCTTATTTCGGTAAGTATAACGGCCTTGTTAGAAAATATGAAAACGATAAATACCTTGTTCTGGTGGATCATAATGGCTTAATGGATATTAAGACGAAAAGATTTGACCTTCTGGATCAGATAAGAGATCTCAACATGGGGAACACCATACCCATAACCTTGAGCATCGGAGTCTGCCAGGCAGGAAAGACGCTGCTGGATTCCTATAGAAATGCTAATGCTGCAATCGACATTGCCCTTGGCCGTGGTGGTGATCAGGCAGTTGTAAATATTGGGAACTCATTTGATTTTTATGGCGGCAAGTCAAAGGCAATGGAAAAAAGAAACAAGGTAAAGGCAAGGGTAATAGGAGATGCTCTTAGGCAGCTTATAGACCAGTCAGGTATGGTATTCGTAATGGGCCATAAAAATCCCGACATGGACTCCATAGGCTCATCAATTGGGGTAATGAGAGCAGTCGAGAACAGAGACAAAAAGGCTTTTCTGGTTCTCAATGGAGAAAATCCATCAATAAGAAACCTTATGGACAGGATGAGACAAGAGGCACCGGAGCTCGAGGATAAAATAATCAATGGCGAAGCTGCACTGGAGATCATCGACGATAAGGACCTTATGATTGTCGTAGATAATCACAAGCCCAGTCTTACAGAGGCACCAGAGCTTTTGGAGAAGACCAATAAGGTAGTTGTTATAGACCACCACAGAAGAGGGGCTGAGTTTATCAAGGATCCGGTATTGACCTATCTTGAACCCTATGCTTCGTCGACCTCTGAATTGGTTACGGAGGTCTTGACCTATATGAGTGCTGAGACAAATCTCACCAAGTTTGAGGCTGAGGCAATGCTTGCCGGGATAACCGTAGATACGAAGAACTTCAGCTTCCAGACCGGAGTGAGAACCTTTGAAGCTGCTTCTGTCTTAAAGCGGGCGGGAGCAGATACGACTGTTGTAAAGCAGCTTTTCAGGGATGACTTCAGCACCTTTATAAATAAAGCAGAGGTCGTAAGGTCTGCAAAGATGGTGTTCGATAAAATTGCAATAGGAAGACTTGAGGTTACCAACGATGACTCCATACTAATAGCAGCTCAGGCAGCCAATGAGCTATTAAACATAAACGACGTGGAGGCTTCCTTCGTGCTCAGTAAGCTTGACGATAAAATACACATTTCGGGAAGGTCTCTGGGCAACATAAGCGTTCAGCTTATCCTTGAGAAGCTTGGAGGCGGAGGACACTTGACAAGTGCGGGAGCACAGATAGAAAAGCTTTCGATGAACGATGCAGAAAAACTGTTGATCGATATAATAGGCAAATTCTTAAAGGAAGGTGAAAAGAAATGA
- the rplI gene encoding 50S ribosomal protein L9 has product MKVILLKEVKGMGKEGDLVNSKDGYARNYLIPRNMAIEATSENLRKWEEAKKQEAAKKKQELEEANALKERLEKLTVEVKAKGGSGGRLFGSITSQDIAAALKEQHGVDIDKRKIEMKDNIKNAGATEVDLKLYPEVSAKLKVNVVTI; this is encoded by the coding sequence ATGAAGGTGATCTTGCTAAAGGAAGTAAAGGGCATGGGCAAAGAGGGAGACCTTGTCAATTCAAAGGACGGCTATGCCAGAAATTACCTGATTCCAAGGAACATGGCGATAGAGGCTACATCAGAAAACCTTAGGAAATGGGAGGAAGCAAAAAAACAGGAGGCAGCCAAAAAGAAGCAGGAGCTTGAAGAGGCTAATGCTCTGAAGGAAAGGCTGGAAAAACTAACTGTTGAGGTAAAAGCAAAGGGCGGCAGCGGAGGAAGGCTTTTTGGCTCCATAACCTCGCAGGACATAGCAGCAGCTCTCAAGGAACAGCATGGAGTAGATATTGATAAGAGAAAGATAGAGATGAAGGACAATATAAAGAACGCAGGAGCTACAGAGGTCGACCTTAAGCTCTACCCGGAGGTATCAGCTAAGCTGAAGGTGAACGTAGTTACTATATAA
- the dnaB gene encoding replicative DNA helicase, protein MDTGLGRIPPHSLEAEQSVLGAMLLDKEAINTAIETIRPDDFYKEANQEIFEAMLVLNNRNEPVDIITLSEELKRRGTIEAVGGITYLANLSGSIATTANAKYYCNIVEEKSTLRKLIRSSNEIMGLAYENSEEVNAIIEKAEKNIFDITQGAHKKGIVPISEVLLSSFAQIEERAANKGGLTGLTTGFSDLDRKLSGLQKSDLVLLAARPSMGKTALGVNIATNASLKGNGKIAIFSLEMSKEQLVQRIISSTAHVDLQKIISGNLADDEWIQVVNAMGPLSRMEIYIDDTAGISMMEMKAKCRRLKVEKGLDLIVVDYLQLMQVDGKVESRQQEISAISRGLKGLAKEMECPVLALSQLSRAPELRSDHRPILSDLRESGAIEQDADVVLFLYRDEYYDKESEKKNIGEVIIAKHRNGPTGSIELVFKQEYTKFLNMEKFIDTD, encoded by the coding sequence TTGGATACTGGACTTGGCAGAATACCTCCACATAGTTTGGAGGCGGAGCAGTCTGTCCTCGGAGCAATGCTCCTGGACAAGGAGGCAATCAATACAGCCATAGAGACTATACGTCCTGACGACTTCTATAAGGAAGCCAACCAGGAGATCTTTGAGGCTATGCTTGTTTTGAATAACAGAAACGAGCCTGTCGATATCATAACCCTTTCCGAAGAGCTAAAGAGGAGGGGGACTATTGAGGCCGTCGGCGGGATAACATATCTTGCCAATTTGTCTGGCAGCATTGCCACTACAGCAAATGCAAAATACTACTGCAATATAGTGGAGGAAAAATCCACCTTAAGAAAGCTGATAAGGTCCAGCAACGAAATAATGGGATTGGCCTATGAGAACAGCGAAGAGGTCAATGCAATAATCGAAAAGGCCGAGAAGAATATATTTGACATAACTCAAGGGGCACACAAAAAGGGGATAGTCCCCATAAGCGAGGTGCTTCTTTCCAGCTTTGCCCAAATTGAGGAGAGAGCTGCCAACAAGGGTGGTCTGACAGGCCTTACCACAGGCTTCTCGGATCTGGACAGAAAGCTGTCAGGTCTTCAAAAATCAGACCTTGTGCTTCTTGCAGCAAGACCATCCATGGGAAAAACCGCCCTTGGAGTAAATATCGCAACAAATGCCTCCCTTAAGGGAAATGGGAAGATAGCAATATTTTCACTTGAAATGTCTAAGGAACAGCTGGTGCAGAGGATAATAAGCTCAACAGCCCACGTCGATCTTCAAAAGATAATCAGTGGAAACCTGGCTGATGATGAGTGGATCCAGGTGGTAAACGCTATGGGACCTCTATCCAGGATGGAAATATATATCGATGATACCGCAGGAATATCGATGATGGAGATGAAGGCCAAATGCAGAAGGCTTAAAGTCGAGAAGGGACTTGACCTGATCGTAGTCGACTACCTCCAGCTGATGCAGGTTGACGGCAAGGTGGAAAGCAGGCAACAGGAGATATCAGCAATATCAAGAGGGCTAAAGGGTCTTGCAAAGGAAATGGAGTGTCCTGTCCTTGCTTTATCGCAGCTGTCACGAGCTCCTGAGCTAAGAAGCGACCACAGGCCTATACTATCTGACCTGAGGGAGTCCGGTGCCATAGAGCAGGATGCAGACGTAGTATTGTTCCTTTACAGGGATGAGTACTACGACAAGGAATCCGAAAAGAAAAACATCGGTGAGGTAATCATTGCAAAGCACAGGAATGGTCCTACCGGAAGTATAGAGCTGGTATTCAAGCAGGAATACACAAAGTTTCTTAATATGGAGAAATTTATCGATACTGACTGA
- a CDS encoding GNAT family N-acetyltransferase — translation MELEGKNLKLAPLTIEDAYDMRSWGQHESKLLADYNFPYINDTEVKTWFRFKTFNWRNSYFSVRDKDGRLVGYMGIKNKRPFKRTAFLGIVFDPDNINKGLGTEALETFLPYYFEKLRMKALLLEVAEFNERAIHVYEKLGFKKTAYYLDPFPDQGIDRSDPELIRWESCFVFDGEKIYNYIYQMKLTKDVYLSRKRS, via the coding sequence TTGGAACTGGAGGGAAAAAACCTTAAGCTTGCACCGCTTACAATAGAAGATGCTTACGACATGAGATCTTGGGGACAGCATGAAAGCAAGCTCCTGGCAGACTATAATTTTCCGTATATAAACGACACTGAGGTGAAGACCTGGTTCAGGTTCAAGACCTTCAACTGGAGGAACAGCTACTTTTCAGTACGGGACAAGGATGGAAGACTAGTAGGCTATATGGGGATCAAGAATAAAAGGCCGTTCAAAAGGACAGCGTTTCTTGGAATCGTCTTTGACCCGGATAATATCAATAAAGGGCTTGGGACAGAAGCACTGGAGACATTTCTGCCCTATTATTTCGAAAAACTAAGGATGAAGGCTCTGCTTCTTGAGGTTGCAGAGTTTAATGAAAGAGCGATCCATGTATATGAAAAGCTTGGTTTCAAGAAGACAGCCTACTATCTGGACCCATTCCCCGACCAGGGAATTGACCGCTCAGATCCGGAGCTGATTAGATGGGAATCATGCTTTGTATTTGACGGGGAAAAGATATATAATTATATTTACCAGATGAAATTGACCAAGGATGTGTATCTTTCAAGGAAAAGGAGCTGA
- a CDS encoding DnaD domain-containing protein, which yields MGFKLETTDMDLGDTPIENIFLNDFMPMANGTYVKVYLLGYKYAHDRDASLELTNQTIARHLDVPLEDVLRAWDFWENKGIVEKSGEDDVNYQIKFLSLKQLYIRNNLMAKPVQVKKEEKASWADDLVGALKNPMINSMFNRIDEIMRRQTQAIEKKKILDWFYDYNMDPDVIEKAFQYGVEAKGKKQLNYIEGIVRNWYDMGLTTMDAVEEYLAKEDQRFHRYHKVMKAVGLSNKGYNEGDNKLISKWFDEYGYSMDMVLKGCEASSKVQYPTINYIDGVISDWHKKGFRTVEDVVERDKPPEKQTPRTEVKRNTRQSYKTRFHNFEQRSSKYSASELEDIARKKREAHRLKGRDEADE from the coding sequence ATGGGATTCAAGCTTGAGACCACCGATATGGACCTGGGTGACACACCTATTGAAAATATATTCCTCAATGATTTCATGCCAATGGCCAACGGAACCTACGTCAAGGTATATCTATTGGGATATAAGTATGCCCATGACAGGGATGCTTCGCTGGAGCTTACTAATCAAACCATAGCAAGGCATCTTGACGTTCCCTTGGAGGATGTATTAAGGGCATGGGACTTCTGGGAAAACAAGGGGATAGTTGAAAAAAGCGGCGAAGATGATGTTAATTACCAGATAAAGTTTTTAAGTCTTAAGCAGCTGTATATAAGAAATAATCTCATGGCTAAGCCGGTTCAAGTGAAAAAGGAAGAGAAGGCGTCCTGGGCCGACGATCTTGTGGGAGCTCTAAAGAATCCTATGATAAACAGCATGTTCAACAGGATCGACGAAATAATGAGAAGACAAACCCAGGCAATTGAAAAAAAGAAGATACTGGACTGGTTCTATGACTACAATATGGATCCGGATGTAATAGAAAAAGCCTTTCAATACGGAGTTGAGGCCAAGGGTAAAAAGCAACTTAACTATATAGAGGGCATTGTAAGAAACTGGTACGACATGGGACTGACTACGATGGACGCAGTTGAAGAGTACCTGGCCAAGGAGGACCAGAGGTTTCACAGGTACCACAAGGTCATGAAGGCTGTAGGACTCTCCAATAAAGGCTACAACGAGGGAGACAATAAGCTCATATCTAAATGGTTTGATGAGTATGGCTACTCCATGGACATGGTGTTAAAGGGCTGTGAAGCCTCCAGCAAGGTGCAATATCCAACTATAAATTATATTGATGGAGTCATCAGCGATTGGCATAAGAAGGGCTTCAGAACTGTGGAGGATGTAGTCGAAAGGGACAAGCCGCCAGAGAAACAGACACCAAGGACTGAAGTGAAACGAAATACAAGACAAAGCTACAAGACCAGGTTCCACAACTTCGAGCAGAGGTCATCAAAATACTCGGCCTCAGAGCTGGAGGATATTGCAAGGAAGAAAAGAGAAGCCCACAGGCTGAAGGGAAGGGATGAAGCTGATGAATAG
- a CDS encoding ATP-binding protein yields the protein MKLMNSRTKADIQRIYEQRRDNSQRALEKRQQEVYKRLPRVREIDDEIRRTGIRMAKAVLGSAEAAEDLVIKTQERIEALKMEKAYLLTEGNIPADYLEPKYQCSQCNDTGYLEDGARCKCLKQEMINRAYQMSNLDRILHKENFQSFNIDLFSDKPFEGEALTPRENMADIAGYAEGFIGNFDEDNGENLLFYGTTGLGKTFLCNCIAKALLDRNKIVIYQTAFTILDILERRRFRRDESDMTDYEYSMLFDADLLIVDDLGTEVSNSFTNAEIFNIVNTRLLSGKKTIISTNLTPNEISEIYTDRVFSRIFDKFIPLKFYGKDLRWE from the coding sequence ATGAAGCTGATGAATAGCAGGACCAAGGCAGACATCCAAAGAATTTATGAACAAAGAAGAGACAACAGTCAGAGAGCACTGGAGAAAAGACAACAGGAGGTATACAAAAGGCTCCCCAGAGTCAGGGAGATAGATGATGAGATAAGAAGAACAGGCATCCGTATGGCTAAGGCTGTACTGGGGAGCGCCGAAGCTGCGGAGGACCTTGTTATTAAGACTCAGGAACGTATCGAAGCGCTGAAAATGGAGAAGGCGTATCTCTTGACTGAGGGAAACATACCCGCTGACTATCTGGAGCCAAAATATCAATGCAGCCAATGCAACGATACAGGCTATCTCGAAGACGGAGCCAGATGTAAGTGTCTGAAGCAGGAGATGATAAACAGAGCATATCAAATGTCCAATCTTGACAGGATACTACATAAGGAGAACTTTCAGAGCTTCAACATAGATCTGTTTTCAGATAAGCCATTCGAGGGGGAGGCACTAACTCCAAGGGAAAACATGGCTGATATCGCAGGCTATGCCGAGGGCTTTATCGGAAACTTCGACGAGGACAACGGTGAAAACCTTCTATTCTACGGGACAACAGGTCTGGGGAAGACGTTTCTTTGCAACTGCATAGCCAAAGCTCTTTTAGACAGGAACAAGATAGTAATATACCAGACTGCATTCACTATCCTGGATATTCTCGAGAGAAGAAGGTTCAGGCGTGATGAGAGCGATATGACAGACTATGAGTACTCTATGCTCTTTGATGCAGATCTTTTAATAGTCGACGATCTTGGCACTGAGGTTTCAAACTCCTTTACCAACGCCGAGATATTCAACATAGTAAATACCAGACTATTGTCAGGTAAGAAAACCATTATCTCAACAAACCTTACACCCAACGAAATCTCTGAGATATACACCGACAGAGTTTTTTCAAGGATTTTTGATAAGTTCATACCACTGAAGTTCTACGGCAAGGACCTGAGGTGGGAATAA
- a CDS encoding PTS transporter subunit IIC produces MSRKATGIQGYIVKVLNGMALGLFSSLLIGLIIKQIGTYGGLEPLILFGNVAQRLMGPAIGVGVAYSVGAPPLGIFAAAAAGAIGAGSISFDGASAIIKTGEPVGAFVAALCGAEISKIVSGKTKFDIILVPMVTILVGGFVGSYISPYIAAFMTGIGTLINKATEMHPIPMGIIVSVIMGMVLTLPISSAALAISLNLTGLAAGAATVGCAANMVGFAVASFRENRYGGLVAQGLGTSMLQIPNIVKNPLIWIPAIVASAILGPISTYILHMESNALGAGMGTSGLVGQLAMIETMGASPYVLLLILMMHFVFPGIIAFSVSEWMRRKGLIKKGDMTL; encoded by the coding sequence ATGTCAAGGAAAGCAACAGGAATACAGGGCTATATCGTAAAGGTCCTAAACGGAATGGCTTTAGGTCTGTTCTCGTCCCTGCTTATAGGGCTCATAATCAAGCAGATAGGGACCTACGGAGGACTTGAGCCTCTGATCCTATTCGGGAATGTTGCCCAGAGGTTAATGGGGCCTGCAATAGGAGTAGGAGTCGCCTACAGCGTAGGGGCACCACCACTTGGAATATTCGCAGCAGCTGCAGCAGGCGCGATCGGAGCTGGCAGTATATCCTTTGACGGAGCATCGGCTATTATTAAGACGGGAGAGCCAGTAGGAGCCTTTGTGGCGGCTTTGTGCGGAGCGGAGATATCAAAGATAGTCAGCGGGAAGACGAAATTCGACATTATCCTGGTTCCTATGGTGACTATACTTGTCGGAGGCTTTGTAGGAAGCTATATTAGTCCATACATAGCGGCATTTATGACAGGGATCGGGACGTTGATCAATAAGGCTACCGAAATGCATCCAATCCCTATGGGGATAATCGTATCTGTCATAATGGGAATGGTCCTGACTCTGCCAATAAGCTCTGCAGCTCTTGCCATATCCCTGAACCTAACAGGCCTGGCCGCAGGAGCGGCTACCGTAGGCTGTGCTGCCAACATGGTTGGCTTTGCTGTGGCTTCATTCAGGGAGAACAGATATGGCGGTCTTGTAGCTCAAGGCCTGGGGACATCTATGCTTCAGATACCGAACATCGTTAAGAATCCGCTGATCTGGATACCGGCTATTGTAGCCTCGGCAATACTTGGACCTATATCTACCTACATTCTTCACATGGAAAGCAACGCTTTGGGTGCAGGTATGGGGACAAGCGGTCTTGTGGGGCAGCTGGCGATGATAGAAACTATGGGTGCCAGCCCGTATGTACTTCTGCTGATCCTGATGATGCACTTTGTATTCCCCGGGATAATAGCGTTTTCAGTATCAGAGTGGATGAGAAGAAAAGGCCTCATAAAAAAAGGCGACATGACACTATAG
- the murI gene encoding glutamate racemase: MKKPIGVIDSGIGGLTIVASMQKLMPGEDIIYLGDSKNVPYGNKSEEDIYLLTMAMLKFVEEREVKLAAIACNTISTIHKRFNGKLPFPVVDIVTPTVDHIDKMGAERLAILATEFTVKMGSYERMLRERRPGIEVFNEGSRDLATLIDRGEFDSQATYDIVKHHLNSIKGKGEVYNIVLACTHYPIVEEIFLDIDPSLNYINPGFQQAKAIRAQLHDMELLQRDGLGSVEIYTSGEAGIYRKAAEKLGIKRMSEPKTVAIKEYTE; the protein is encoded by the coding sequence ATGAAGAAACCAATAGGAGTTATCGATTCCGGTATAGGAGGTCTTACTATCGTGGCATCGATGCAAAAGTTGATGCCTGGGGAGGACATCATATACCTTGGAGACAGCAAAAATGTCCCATATGGAAACAAGTCAGAGGAAGATATCTACCTTCTTACCATGGCAATGCTGAAGTTTGTTGAGGAGAGAGAGGTAAAACTTGCTGCAATAGCCTGCAACACGATCTCTACCATACATAAGAGATTCAATGGCAAGCTGCCCTTTCCGGTTGTGGACATCGTAACCCCAACTGTGGACCACATAGATAAGATGGGAGCAGAAAGACTTGCGATCCTTGCTACTGAGTTCACCGTAAAAATGGGATCCTACGAGAGGATGCTCAGAGAAAGAAGACCTGGGATAGAGGTATTCAACGAAGGCAGCAGGGATCTTGCAACGCTGATTGATCGGGGAGAGTTTGACAGTCAGGCTACCTATGACATCGTCAAGCATCACCTTAACAGCATAAAGGGTAAGGGCGAGGTTTACAACATAGTGCTGGCTTGTACCCATTATCCTATCGTTGAAGAAATTTTCCTGGATATAGATCCCTCCCTGAATTACATAAATCCTGGATTCCAGCAAGCCAAGGCGATCAGAGCTCAGCTGCATGATATGGAGCTCCTTCAAAGAGACGGCCTAGGGAGTGTGGAGATATATACCTCCGGAGAGGCTGGTATCTACAGGAAAGCTGCAGAGAAGCTTGGGATAAAGAGAATGAGTGAGCCGAAGACAGTCGCAATCAAGGAGTACACCGAATAG
- the serS gene encoding serine--tRNA ligase, with the protein MLDIKKIRMDSEGVLRALAKRHGNFPIEQLLKLDEERRTILVEVEEMKAEQNRVSKEVPRLKKEGKDVAPIFEEMKELAEKVKVLDVRVKEVDDEIKTLLLQIPNTPHETVVEGESDADNVEMRKWGEPRQFDFEPKAHWDLGTELGVLDFDRAVKISGARFSVFRGAGARLERAIVNFMLDLHTENHGYMEMATPYMVNRDSMIGTGQLPKFEEDMFHVPAKDFFLVPTAEVPLTNLLRDEILREEDLPVYFTAYTPCFRAEAGSAGRDTRGLIRNHQFDKVEMVKFAHPDKSYEELETLTANAEEVLKRLGIPYRVVMLSTGDLGFSSAKTYDIEVWMPSYGRYVEISSCSNFEDFQARRANLRFRSTETGKVEYLHTLNGSGLAVGRTFAAILENYQQADGSVIIPEVLKKYMGGIEKL; encoded by the coding sequence ATGCTGGATATTAAAAAAATAAGGATGGATTCAGAGGGCGTGCTTAGGGCACTTGCGAAGAGGCATGGAAATTTCCCCATCGAACAGCTGTTAAAGCTGGATGAAGAGAGGAGAACCATTCTTGTAGAAGTCGAGGAAATGAAGGCTGAACAAAATAGAGTGTCCAAGGAGGTTCCAAGGCTTAAAAAAGAAGGCAAGGACGTAGCCCCTATATTTGAAGAGATGAAGGAACTTGCTGAAAAGGTAAAGGTATTGGACGTAAGGGTCAAGGAAGTGGACGATGAGATAAAAACCCTTCTGCTTCAGATACCAAATACCCCTCATGAGACCGTTGTCGAAGGAGAATCAGATGCTGACAACGTCGAAATGAGAAAATGGGGAGAACCAAGACAATTTGATTTTGAACCTAAGGCCCACTGGGATCTGGGAACGGAATTGGGGGTTTTGGACTTTGACAGGGCAGTAAAGATATCAGGAGCAAGGTTCAGTGTATTCAGAGGAGCAGGAGCAAGGCTTGAAAGGGCAATAGTTAACTTTATGCTGGATCTTCATACGGAGAACCATGGATACATGGAGATGGCAACCCCGTATATGGTCAACAGGGACAGTATGATAGGAACCGGACAGCTTCCGAAGTTTGAGGAGGATATGTTCCATGTTCCTGCCAAGGACTTTTTCCTCGTTCCTACAGCAGAGGTTCCACTGACCAACCTTCTAAGGGACGAGATCCTTAGAGAGGAGGACCTTCCAGTATATTTTACTGCGTATACTCCATGCTTCAGAGCAGAAGCCGGCTCAGCAGGAAGAGATACCAGAGGTCTGATCAGAAACCACCAGTTCGACAAGGTGGAGATGGTAAAATTTGCCCACCCGGATAAATCCTATGAAGAGCTTGAGACGCTTACAGCAAATGCAGAGGAAGTTCTGAAGCGTCTGGGGATACCATACAGGGTAGTAATGCTAAGCACAGGAGACCTTGGCTTCTCATCGGCAAAGACCTACGACATTGAGGTTTGGATGCCAAGCTACGGCAGATACGTTGAGATATCAAGCTGCAGCAACTTCGAGGACTTTCAGGCGCGAAGGGCGAACCTGAGATTCAGAAGCACTGAGACCGGCAAGGTTGAGTATCTGCATACACTCAATGGTTCAGGTCTTGCAGTAGGCAGGACATTTGCGGCTATACTGGAAAATTATCAGCAAGCCGATGGATCTGTAATTATCCCTGAAGTATTGAAAAAGTACATGGGAGGCATCGAAAAGCTTTAA